A single genomic interval of uncultured Sunxiuqinia sp. harbors:
- the rimO gene encoding 30S ribosomal protein S12 methylthiotransferase RimO, whose amino-acid sequence MKRGKVNITTLGCSKNLVDSEMLLSQLDLNGFKVVHDSEDDDANIVILNTCGFIMDAKEESINSILSHVEARKKGKLNKLLVMGCLSARYKEDLQKEIPEVDKYYGKFDYKEIIKDLNADFFEQKMYHRVRTTPTHFSYLKISEGCNRHCSFCAIPQFTGIHKSRSIDSLVEETKNLVEGGTKELLVIAQDLSYYGIDMYGESKLAELIDQLADVHGLEWIRLHYAYPSKFPMDLLKVIRERKNVASYLDLPLQHISDPMLGRMRRKITKQETIDLIEKIREEVPGIALRTTFLVGHPGETDEDFEELKAFVKEQKFDRMGVFAYSNEDDTYAFKMYTDDVPEDVKQARAAELMEIQQGISEELNTKKIGQVLNVLVDREEADYFVGRSEYDSPEVDGEVLVEKNDSIKIGNFYQVSITDSTEFDLIGNLA is encoded by the coding sequence ATGAAAAGAGGAAAAGTAAATATTACCACCTTAGGATGTTCGAAAAACCTGGTTGACTCCGAAATGTTATTGAGTCAACTGGACTTGAATGGTTTTAAGGTTGTTCATGATAGTGAAGATGATGATGCCAATATTGTTATTTTAAATACTTGTGGTTTCATTATGGATGCCAAAGAGGAATCGATCAACTCGATTTTAAGCCACGTGGAAGCTCGTAAGAAAGGCAAGCTGAATAAGCTTTTGGTTATGGGATGCTTGTCGGCTCGTTATAAAGAAGACCTACAAAAGGAAATTCCCGAAGTAGATAAATATTACGGTAAATTCGACTATAAAGAAATTATCAAAGACCTGAATGCAGACTTTTTTGAGCAAAAGATGTATCACCGAGTGCGAACTACACCAACTCATTTTTCATACCTGAAAATTAGTGAAGGCTGTAATCGCCACTGTTCTTTTTGTGCCATTCCGCAATTTACAGGCATTCACAAATCCCGTAGCATCGATAGTTTGGTTGAAGAAACTAAAAATCTGGTTGAAGGCGGTACCAAGGAATTGCTGGTTATTGCTCAGGATTTATCGTACTACGGAATCGATATGTATGGCGAAAGTAAGCTGGCCGAACTGATAGACCAACTGGCAGATGTTCATGGATTAGAATGGATTCGTTTGCATTACGCTTACCCGTCAAAATTCCCGATGGACTTGCTAAAGGTTATCCGCGAACGGAAAAATGTTGCAAGCTATTTAGATTTGCCACTTCAGCACATTAGCGACCCCATGTTGGGACGTATGCGCCGAAAAATAACCAAACAGGAAACCATTGACCTGATTGAAAAAATAAGGGAAGAAGTACCGGGAATAGCCTTGCGAACAACATTTCTGGTTGGGCATCCGGGTGAGACTGATGAGGATTTTGAGGAATTGAAAGCCTTTGTAAAAGAGCAGAAATTCGACCGCATGGGTGTTTTTGCATATTCTAATGAAGACGATACTTATGCGTTTAAAATGTACACGGATGATGTTCCTGAAGATGTAAAACAAGCACGTGCCGCTGAACTCATGGAGATTCAGCAGGGAATATCGGAGGAATTGAATACAAAGAAGATTGGACAGGTTTTAAATGTTTTGGTTGACCGGGAGGAAGCTGACTACTTTGTTGGCCGCAGTGAATATGATTCTCCGGAAGTCGATGGTGAAGTATTGGTTGAAAAAAATGACAGCATTAAAATTGGCAATTTTTATCAAGTGAGTATTACGGATTCTACTGAATTTGACTTGATCGGGAACCTAGCCTGA